From a region of the Myxococcus fulvus genome:
- a CDS encoding DUF1800 domain-containing protein, which yields MIRRLTLSLLVCTLACVPEEGPPGPDTPPPETPGQQTQRAEPLDTPSEPNALRFLEQATFGPRLAHGVTPPPGDSVEHIMAVGIRQAITEQFAAPRSTFDGLATPDLGSQFFHHAIHGQDQLRQRVAFALSQVLVVSQNGIPNIISTPEPEPRVAMASYLNLLNQRAFGDFRQLMEDVTLHPAMGTYLDLANNKAFKPNGQPIAPNENYARELLQLFTLGLYQLQENGEPVLVAGEKVPVYTEAHVQAFAHTLSGWTYAAPTCPALGRSNPATYTAPMMDCDVNHDRTSRELLRGVWTTPGAGARQHMEEALDNIFNDPNLPPFLCKQLIQHLVTSNPSQAYVQDIVNAFKDNGSGKRGDLRTVIRRILQHDEARGATPPASQLATFGHLRPPALHVTTLVRGLNGTLDTLGGTQDPGALLSDWSQDMGQHVPRAPSVFSYYPPGAPAPGGGGLLGPEFAILDTATVTARANVTHDLLFRATTATRGVLVDLDILPSASADLVQWLDRYWLHGTMSEDLHDVVLNAISHPDAGDLTRRKRLAVYLTSLSPEFQIQR from the coding sequence ATGATTCGACGCCTCACGCTATCCCTCCTCGTGTGCACGCTGGCCTGTGTGCCCGAGGAGGGACCTCCCGGTCCCGACACACCCCCACCCGAGACACCCGGCCAGCAGACGCAACGCGCCGAGCCCCTGGACACCCCGAGCGAGCCCAACGCGCTGCGGTTCCTGGAGCAGGCGACGTTCGGCCCGCGCCTGGCCCACGGCGTCACGCCTCCGCCCGGCGACTCCGTGGAGCACATCATGGCCGTGGGCATCCGGCAGGCCATCACCGAGCAGTTCGCCGCACCGCGCTCGACGTTCGACGGTCTGGCCACCCCGGACCTGGGCTCGCAGTTCTTCCACCACGCCATCCATGGACAGGACCAGCTGCGCCAGCGCGTGGCCTTCGCGCTGTCCCAGGTCCTCGTCGTCTCGCAGAACGGCATCCCCAACATCATCTCCACGCCAGAGCCCGAGCCGCGCGTGGCGATGGCCAGCTACCTCAACCTCCTCAACCAGCGCGCGTTCGGCGACTTCCGCCAGTTGATGGAGGACGTGACGCTGCACCCCGCCATGGGCACCTACCTGGACCTGGCGAACAACAAGGCCTTCAAGCCGAACGGCCAGCCCATCGCCCCCAACGAGAACTACGCGCGGGAGCTGCTCCAGCTCTTCACGCTGGGCCTCTACCAGCTCCAGGAGAACGGCGAGCCCGTGCTGGTGGCCGGTGAGAAGGTGCCCGTCTACACCGAGGCGCACGTCCAGGCCTTCGCCCACACCCTCTCGGGTTGGACGTACGCGGCGCCCACCTGCCCCGCCCTCGGCCGCTCGAATCCCGCGACCTACACCGCGCCGATGATGGACTGCGACGTCAACCATGACCGCACGTCCCGGGAGCTGCTCCGGGGCGTCTGGACCACGCCCGGCGCCGGCGCGCGCCAACACATGGAAGAGGCGCTGGACAACATCTTCAACGACCCCAACCTGCCGCCCTTCCTCTGCAAGCAGCTCATCCAACACCTGGTCACCAGCAACCCCAGCCAGGCCTACGTGCAGGACATCGTCAATGCCTTCAAGGACAACGGCAGCGGCAAACGCGGGGACCTGCGCACCGTCATCCGCCGCATCCTCCAGCACGACGAGGCGCGCGGCGCCACGCCCCCCGCGTCACAGCTCGCGACCTTCGGACACCTGCGTCCGCCCGCGCTCCACGTCACCACGCTGGTCCGCGGGCTCAACGGCACGCTCGACACGCTCGGAGGGACGCAGGACCCCGGCGCCCTGCTGAGTGACTGGAGCCAGGACATGGGCCAGCACGTGCCCCGCGCGCCCTCGGTCTTCAGCTACTACCCGCCCGGCGCTCCGGCCCCAGGAGGCGGAGGACTGCTCGGTCCCGAGTTCGCCATCCTCGACACCGCCACCGTCACGGCGCGGGCCAACGTCACGCACGACCTGCTCTTCAGGGCCACCACCGCCACCCGGGGCGTGCTCGTGGACCTGGACATCCTGCCCTCCGCCTCCGCGGACCTGGTCCAGTGGCTCGACCGCTACTGGCTGCACGGCACCATGTCCGAGGACCTCCACGACGTGGTCCTCAACGCCATCTCCCATCCGGACGCCGGAGACCTCACGCGCAGGAAGCGGCTCGCGGTGTACCTCACGTCCCTCTCCCCCGAGTTCCAGATCCAGAGGTGA
- a CDS encoding DUF7594 domain-containing protein produces MPILGMVVGCGGAVVETTGEPRLQGTELTAEAPPPGCEDLGAEYSPTWRPLDDSYVARDAPDTPHDTSEVLVSDGSPRQEAYLRFRVDVGSTVNILQATLRLYAQDGSSNGPAVYATSPDWSAAALTWNNRPAPLGAPLANVGAIASGTFVEYDVTAHVTGNGLYSFALLPEVGDGADFVSSRHARYDRSPTLRLRVREARLRCQHQGTGGNVTQVLRPDTLPRGLATDGDGGFATVETYSTDTGMGMRLTRYGANGSQAWLRDFPGVGGWATFGGIELTPLGNILLHGSFTGPVDFGTGPLSGTGAGMTGLFIAKFSPTGQLVWGKAFRAFVDEQGTPRQAYFGASDIATDANGSLIIVGGFRGRADLGGGTLDAGPFSQEPIARRGMFLAKFSWEGTHLWSRAFAAGADWDTLGLSVATDSQGRVLVGGTTSGTNELGSEAWKTPFIARFLSTGESDWVRRLEGALGNITGVAVLPGDAVAFSGDVRGTFTFAGTSLSNPTENSDGVLGVLESSSADRWGRLYGGIFAERVAGLFVDAQGNLMTGGVFDYETDLGGGTLNPYQASEGSPFIVSHGPDGTHRWSRAVGEGLNLSLLGLTSSGDALFGGYLEDGEVIRVDQTEYSVEGGKGLILRLSP; encoded by the coding sequence TTGCCCATCCTGGGGATGGTGGTGGGGTGTGGCGGCGCGGTGGTCGAGACGACCGGGGAGCCGAGGCTCCAGGGCACGGAGCTGACGGCGGAGGCACCTCCGCCTGGGTGCGAGGACCTGGGGGCCGAGTACTCCCCGACATGGCGCCCCCTGGATGACAGCTACGTCGCGCGGGACGCGCCTGACACGCCGCACGACACCTCCGAGGTGCTCGTCTCCGACGGCTCCCCCCGGCAAGAGGCCTACCTGCGCTTCCGTGTCGATGTCGGGTCGACCGTCAACATCCTCCAGGCGACGCTGAGGCTCTACGCCCAGGATGGCTCGAGCAACGGCCCCGCCGTGTATGCCACCTCCCCGGACTGGTCCGCCGCCGCGCTGACGTGGAACAACCGGCCCGCTCCGCTCGGCGCCCCGCTCGCGAACGTGGGCGCCATCGCCTCCGGCACCTTCGTGGAGTACGACGTCACGGCCCACGTGACAGGCAATGGCCTGTATTCCTTCGCACTCCTCCCCGAGGTGGGCGACGGAGCTGACTTCGTCTCGTCCCGGCATGCCAGGTATGACCGGAGCCCCACGCTGCGGCTGCGGGTGCGTGAGGCCCGGCTCCGGTGCCAGCACCAGGGGACTGGCGGCAACGTCACCCAGGTCCTCCGCCCGGATACGCTGCCCCGGGGCCTGGCCACGGATGGTGATGGCGGCTTCGCCACCGTGGAGACGTACTCCACGGATACCGGCATGGGAATGCGATTGACCCGATACGGGGCCAATGGCTCCCAGGCGTGGCTGCGGGACTTCCCCGGGGTCGGGGGCTGGGCGACGTTCGGCGGCATCGAATTGACGCCCCTGGGCAACATCCTCCTGCACGGAAGCTTCACGGGCCCGGTGGACTTCGGCACCGGCCCTCTCTCCGGCACGGGGGCTGGCATGACGGGCCTCTTCATCGCGAAGTTCAGCCCCACCGGGCAGCTCGTCTGGGGCAAGGCCTTCCGCGCGTTCGTCGACGAGCAGGGCACGCCCCGGCAGGCGTATTTCGGGGCCAGCGACATCGCCACCGACGCGAACGGCAGCCTCATCATCGTCGGCGGTTTCCGGGGGCGCGCGGACCTGGGCGGAGGCACCCTGGACGCGGGGCCCTTCAGCCAGGAGCCCATCGCCCGACGGGGAATGTTCCTCGCGAAGTTCTCCTGGGAGGGGACGCACCTGTGGTCCCGAGCCTTCGCCGCGGGCGCCGACTGGGACACGCTCGGCCTGAGCGTGGCCACCGACAGCCAGGGGCGCGTCCTGGTGGGAGGCACCACGAGCGGAACCAATGAGCTGGGCTCGGAGGCCTGGAAGACGCCCTTCATCGCGCGCTTCCTGTCCACCGGTGAGTCGGACTGGGTGCGCCGCCTCGAGGGGGCCCTGGGCAACATCACGGGGGTGGCGGTGCTGCCGGGAGACGCCGTGGCCTTCAGCGGCGATGTCAGAGGCACCTTCACCTTCGCGGGCACTTCGCTGTCGAACCCCACGGAGAACTCCGACGGGGTGCTGGGAGTGCTCGAGTCCTCCTCGGCGGACCGCTGGGGACGTCTGTACGGCGGCATCTTCGCCGAACGCGTCGCCGGCCTCTTCGTGGACGCCCAGGGCAATCTGATGACGGGCGGGGTGTTCGACTACGAGACGGACCTGGGGGGCGGCACCTTGAATCCCTACCAGGCCAGCGAGGGGAGTCCCTTCATCGTCAGTCATGGCCCCGATGGCACCCACCGCTGGTCTCGCGCCGTGGGGGAGGGCTTGAACCTGTCATTGCTGGGCCTGACGTCCTCGGGTGACGCGCTCTTCGGCGGCTACCTCGAGGATGGCGAGGTCATCCGCGTGGACCAGACGGAGTACTCCGTCGAGGGAGGCAAGGGCCTCATCCTGAGGCTGTCGCCCTGA